Proteins encoded together in one Bosea sp. (in: a-proteobacteria) window:
- a CDS encoding phosphopentomutase → MARALLIVLDSVGCGGAADAGAYGDAGSDTLGHIAEACADGRGDRAGLRGGPLRLPNLVRLGLAQACEASTGRPLAGIAKPASPEGRWGYGVEVSQGKDTPSGHWEIAGCPVSFQRGYFTATENSFPPELVAGIVKQGALPGILGNRHAPGTVIVAELGAEHIRTGKPICYTSVDSVLQIAAHEEHFGLDRLYALCKTVRGLVDPLHIGRVIARPFIGSAEEGFTRTGNRKDFAIPPPQETILDRLTAQGRAIVTIGKIGDIFAHRSTGTEIKPFGNAAMVDAALEAWDGLPDGGFCFVNLVDFDTEFGHRRDIPGYAAALEAFDRRLPHLEAALKVGDIAVITADHGNDPSWPGTDHTREHVPILAFGPGIGSAPLGRRESFADIAASLGTFLGIGPVGPGRPW, encoded by the coding sequence ATGGCACGCGCCCTCCTGATCGTGCTGGATTCGGTCGGCTGCGGCGGCGCGGCCGATGCGGGCGCCTATGGCGATGCCGGCTCCGACACGCTCGGCCATATCGCGGAAGCCTGCGCCGACGGCCGGGGCGACCGCGCGGGCCTGCGCGGCGGGCCATTGCGGCTGCCGAACCTCGTCCGGCTCGGCCTCGCCCAGGCCTGCGAAGCCTCGACCGGGCGCCCGCTCGCCGGCATCGCCAAGCCGGCGAGCCCTGAGGGCCGCTGGGGCTATGGCGTCGAGGTGAGCCAGGGCAAGGATACGCCCTCGGGCCATTGGGAGATCGCCGGCTGCCCCGTCTCCTTCCAGCGCGGCTATTTCACCGCAACCGAGAACTCCTTCCCGCCGGAGCTCGTCGCCGGCATCGTCAAGCAAGGCGCCCTGCCCGGCATCCTCGGCAACCGGCATGCCCCGGGCACCGTGATCGTCGCGGAGCTCGGGGCCGAGCATATCCGGACAGGCAAGCCGATCTGCTACACCTCGGTCGATTCCGTGCTCCAGATCGCGGCGCATGAGGAGCATTTCGGGCTCGACCGGCTCTATGCCCTCTGCAAGACGGTGCGCGGGCTGGTCGATCCCCTGCATATCGGCCGCGTCATCGCGCGCCCTTTCATCGGCTCGGCCGAGGAAGGCTTCACCCGCACCGGCAACCGCAAGGACTTCGCCATACCGCCGCCGCAGGAGACCATCCTCGACCGGCTGACCGCGCAGGGCCGCGCAATCGTCACCATCGGCAAGATCGGCGACATCTTCGCCCACCGCTCGACCGGCACCGAGATCAAGCCCTTCGGCAATGCGGCGATGGTCGATGCGGCGCTGGAAGCCTGGGACGGCCTGCCCGACGGCGGCTTCTGCTTCGTCAACCTCGTCGATTTCGACACCGAGTTCGGCCACCGGCGCGACATCCCGGGCTATGCGGCGGCGCTCGAAGCCTTCGACCGCCGGCTGCCGCATCTCGAAGCCGCGCTTAAAGTCGGCGACATCGCCGTCATCACCGCCGATCACGGCAACGATCCGAGCTGGCCCGGCACCGACCATACGCGCGAGCATGTGCCGATCCTCGCCTTCGGGCCCGGCATCGGATCAGCGCCGCTCGGCCGGCGCGAAAGCTTCGCCGACATCGCGGCGAGCCTCGGCACTTTCCTCGGCATCGGGCCGGTCGGCCCCGGCCGCCCCTGGTAG
- a CDS encoding ABC transporter ATP-binding protein, with product MSGPLLSVEDLSVAFRQGGSETLAVDHVSFSINRGETLALVGESGSGKSVSALSILKLLNYPAARHPSGKVIFDGQDLIAADEDAMRKVRGNDITMVFQEPMTSLNPLHTIERQIGEILELHKGLSGEKARARTLELLDLVGIRDAASRLDAYPHQLSGGQRQRVMIAMALANEPELLIADEPTTALDVTVQAQILKLLKELQGRLGMAMLFITHDLGIVRRIADRVCVMLKGRIVEHGPVAEIFGNPRHDYTRRLLAAEPKGRPAPVPADAATLLEAGPVKVWFPIKSGLLRRVSGHVKAVDGISVTVREGETLGVVGESGSGKTTLGLAILRLIASEGPVVFLGDRIDGLSSKQLRPKRKDLQVVFQDPYGSLSPRMSVAEIVAEGLAIQKPGLNDRQSRETVAQALVDVGLDPAAMDRYPHEFSGGQRQRIAIARAMALDPRFVVLDEPTSALDMSVQAQIVDLLRGLQTRRKLGYLFISHDLKVVRALSHRVVVMQNGKVVEEGPAEAIFAKPREAYTQALLAAALNLETAGSAAVKD from the coding sequence ATGAGCGGCCCGCTTCTCTCCGTCGAGGACCTTTCCGTCGCCTTCCGCCAGGGCGGCAGCGAGACGCTCGCGGTCGACCATGTCTCGTTCTCGATCAATCGCGGCGAGACCTTGGCGCTCGTCGGGGAATCCGGCTCCGGCAAGTCGGTCTCGGCGCTGTCGATCCTCAAGCTCCTGAACTATCCGGCGGCGCGCCACCCCTCCGGCAAGGTGATCTTCGACGGGCAGGACCTGATCGCGGCCGACGAGGACGCGATGCGCAAGGTGCGCGGCAACGACATCACCATGGTCTTCCAGGAGCCGATGACCTCGCTCAACCCGCTGCACACGATCGAGCGGCAGATCGGCGAGATCCTCGAACTGCACAAGGGCCTCAGCGGCGAGAAGGCGCGCGCCCGCACGCTGGAACTGCTCGACCTCGTCGGCATCCGCGATGCGGCAAGCCGGCTCGACGCCTATCCGCACCAGCTCTCGGGCGGCCAGCGCCAGCGCGTGATGATCGCGATGGCGCTCGCCAACGAGCCCGAACTGCTCATCGCCGACGAGCCGACGACGGCGCTCGACGTCACCGTGCAGGCCCAGATCCTGAAGCTGCTCAAGGAGCTGCAAGGCCGGCTCGGCATGGCGATGCTGTTCATCACCCATGATCTCGGCATCGTGAGGCGCATCGCCGACCGGGTCTGCGTCATGCTGAAGGGCAGGATCGTCGAGCACGGCCCCGTGGCCGAGATCTTCGGCAACCCGCGCCACGACTACACCAGGCGCCTGCTCGCGGCCGAGCCGAAGGGTCGCCCCGCCCCCGTCCCGGCCGACGCGGCGACGCTGCTCGAGGCCGGCCCGGTCAAGGTCTGGTTCCCGATCAAGTCCGGCCTGCTGCGCCGCGTCAGCGGCCATGTGAAGGCGGTCGACGGCATCTCGGTCACGGTCCGCGAGGGCGAGACGCTGGGCGTCGTCGGCGAATCCGGCTCGGGCAAGACCACGCTCGGCCTAGCGATCCTCAGGCTGATCGCCTCGGAAGGGCCGGTCGTCTTCCTCGGCGATCGCATCGACGGGCTGTCGAGCAAGCAGCTCAGGCCGAAGCGCAAGGACCTCCAGGTCGTCTTCCAGGACCCTTACGGCTCGCTCTCGCCGCGCATGTCGGTGGCCGAGATCGTGGCGGAAGGGCTCGCCATCCAGAAGCCCGGCCTGAACGACCGGCAAAGCCGCGAGACCGTCGCCCAGGCGCTCGTCGATGTCGGGCTGGATCCTGCGGCGATGGACCGCTATCCGCACGAATTCTCGGGCGGCCAGCGCCAGCGCATCGCGATCGCGCGCGCCATGGCGCTCGACCCGCGCTTCGTCGTGCTCGACGAGCCGACCTCGGCGCTCGACATGTCGGTGCAGGCGCAGATCGTCGACTTGTTGCGCGGCCTGCAAACCAGGCGCAAGCTGGGCTATCTCTTCATCAGCCACGACCTCAAGGTCGTCCGGGCCCTGTCGCACCGGGTGGTGGTGATGCAGAACGGCAAGGTGGTCGAGGAAGGCCCGGCGGAGGCGATCTTCGCGAAGCCGCGCGAAGCCTATACACAGGCCCTGCTCGCCGCCGCGCTCAACCTCGAAACCGCCGGCTCCGCCGCGGTGAAGGATTGA